In one window of Candidatus Dependentiae bacterium DNA:
- a CDS encoding trypsin-like peptidase domain-containing protein, with protein MKTRFFLSSLVVVTCAASVLKAKDTNQLVGKATQAATEMVGELTATSHEWEKAEQRAKNSVVQVLAKQVSFDWTKPFRSPNQHEGCGSGFFINAEGYLLTNFHVVEGAFAVQVCIPALGRIAIDATVESACPKSDIALLKVTPEGKKVILQELGKVPYLELGDSEELKLVEPVLA; from the coding sequence GTGAAAACAAGATTTTTTTTATCTAGCCTGGTAGTAGTTACCTGTGCTGCCAGTGTATTAAAAGCCAAAGATACAAACCAATTAGTGGGAAAAGCTACTCAAGCAGCAACGGAAATGGTTGGTGAACTTACAGCAACATCTCATGAATGGGAAAAAGCTGAACAACGAGCTAAAAATAGTGTTGTGCAAGTTTTGGCAAAACAAGTAAGTTTTGATTGGACAAAGCCTTTCAGATCCCCTAATCAACATGAAGGTTGTGGTAGTGGCTTTTTTATAAATGCTGAAGGGTACTTGCTTACCAATTTTCATGTGGTTGAAGGTGCATTTGCAGTACAAGTATGTATACCTGCTTTAGGCCGTATAGCTATCGATGCAACTGTTGAAAGTGCATGTCCTAAATCTGATATAGCTTTGCTGAAAGTTACCCCTGAAGGCAAAAAAGTTATTTTGCAAGAATTAGGTAAAGTCCCTTATTTAGAGCTAGGTGATTCAGAAGAATTAAAACTTGTTGAACCAGTGCTTGC